The genomic DNA AAATATGTTATACGTCTTCAGAACTGAAAGAGAATCCAAAGAAAGTAAAATCAGATTCAAATTCAAGTACAATCAGAAAATGTCAATGAAAcagaatattttaaatacattaacataataataatatagaatCAGGAAATGAGAAATGATGATGTTGGGCAGGTGGTGAGGAAGACGACCACACCGGAGGGGGAGGTGATCCCCATCCACCAGATCGACGTGCAGACGGAAAGCGCCGTGGCGAGCAACAGCCTGTTCCTCCTCGCTCCGCTCATCATCTGTCACATCATCGACAGGAACAGGTACTGAGACACATGAGCTGAGGTTTGTCCACAGAGACACTCTCCTCAGTTAGTCCCTCTGCTGGACAGAGACAAACCAACAGCACGGATCAAATTTAAACTCACGTCCCTTTGTCCTCTACGTGTTTGACACGTAACACGTgtggtctctctctcagtcCGCTGTACGACCTGTCGGCCATGGAGCTGCAGTGCAGTGACCTGGAGGTGATCGTCATCCTGGAGGGAGTGGTGGAGACGACCGGCATCACCACACAGGCCCGCACCTCCTACGTCTCCGAGGAGATCCAGTGGGGTCACCGCTTCGTTCCCATAgtaacagaggaggagggtgtgtaTTCTGTGGACTACTCCAAGTTTGGCAACACAGTCAAGGTGAGGAAGGTTAAGGGAACTATTGTGGCACCAGTCCCGACCTCCAGCTGACGTGTGCTCGTGTTCGATTCATTCAAACTCTCTCTTCTGTTCTTCAAGGTGGCCACGCCGCTGTGCAGCGCCAGAGAACTGGACGAGAAGCCGTCCATCTTAATTCAAACTCTGCAGAAGAGCGAACTGTCGCACCAGAACTCGCTGAGGAAGCGTAACTCCATGAGACGCAACAACTCCATGCGTAAGGTCGCAGGAAGCAGCGGGAGCCTGCGCAGGAACAACTCGGCCAAAGTCCAGTTCTTCACCCCGGGCGACGGAGGCCAGACCCTGAACGCCGTCACCTGACATGAGGCCCGCCTCCTGCTGGCCGCCCTGCTCCTCCTGGGGGGACGGAGGATTGTGGGTGTCGGCGTCCCTCCAGCTCTGATGGGACTCGTTCTGTTTCTGTTATCTGTCTTATCCCAACACCTTCGCTGATGACGTCACTCCGTGGCTACACACACGGAGTGACGTCATCAGACCGATCCAGCTCACAGATAAAGATCCTAATGTCCGTTACGTCAAACACCCTAATTACACTTAAGTTGagttttaaaagataaaaagacagaaattcagtttttaataaattgtTAAATCTGTGAATCATTTGTCGGCTCCAGCTTCTCACGTGAGGGGatttgctgcagctcttcttcttcttcttctgtactCTGAACGTCGTTAAGTTTTAAACTGATGCTTGAACAAATCAAgagttttgaaaatgtgatggacatttttcacacacacatttttttctaagGCTTCATCCACACTAATATATTTTGCTCTtgaaacaaatcatttttcCACCAGCCacttaaaatcaaataaaaacaataaaataaaaagttggtTATTTTGTTCGattgtttctaaaaccaaaagATATCAGTGTGGATGTAACGTGTTTCTTATTACGTTAACTCCTGAAATGAGCCagattagattttttaaatcacattcacTTAAATGATTCACGATagacaataaaaatgattgGCAGCAGAAGCTCCTTCGTCACTAAGATGTTTTCATATCGCAGCTTTAACCACCGGCTTTACGCTGCTGACTCAACTTCACTGAAGTGACGATGACTCAGACGTAATGGAGACGATTATCGACATGTACAGGAAATGAAGCTTcacctgcacaaacactgaagtCACTGCTAGTGTtcaatcaatcgatcaatcaatcgatcaatcaatcgatcaatcaatcaatcgatcaatcactgtgtatttgtttgtgatttttgttgTATGACAATAAATTTACTCTCTTCCTCTGAATATGTTTCAGTGTTTGACCTGAACAAATGATCAGATATTCATTCAGTTTAATTCAACGATATACAAACATCTGTCTTTATAAATGTGTTGAATAAAAATCTGACATAAGAAAATACGtggaattaaaatataaagatgaattTATAACTGCACATATGAATGAATTCTGTATAAAACCTGATGGGAACTTGTTTCTCTTTATAAACACACTTCACAACTAAAGAAATGTGATTATGTGAGTTTATTGGTTCCTACGTTGCACCACGTGCTGTTTACGCTGTCGTACCCGGAAGTGTGAGCGGAAGTGCTGGAGCGGTGAACACGGACGAACATGGCCGGTGGTTTTCTGACCAGAGCGGCTGGTTTGTTTCAGCTCCGCCGGTCAGCGACGCTTCTGACCGGGACAAGATTTTACCGGACAACCGAACCGGAGCCGCCGACGGTGAAACAGCAGAGCGACGGAATAAGGTGCAGCGGTGAAATGTGTCCGTCCTCTGTTTACAAACAGGAGGTCAGAGGTAGAAGCTTTAGATTTAAGAGATGAATAAAGATTTAAACACCCACAGTGGGTTACAGTGGTCCGAGCGGGACTTCATTACACATTACAAGGTCTTAGAAGAGATTCGGCACACATGTCATTCCCGTGTGATTTATAATTCTGCAAAATTCTCAATGTCAAACATTAGGATGTCACATTATTCTTCGACGACATGAATGAGAAAATATCACAAATCTATTAAAACGTTGCTTCAGAAACGTTTTAATCAACTAATGTCTCTCATGCAGTGGAGATAAAAACTTATTAAGTACAAGTATTTTCTCTCCCACAGTTTCCAGAACCTCAAAACTTTCTGTTCTTATACTTTTTATGTAGTAAAGGAGCATTGAATCAcaagtattttaaatataatgtgGGATAGAAGTACAGTACacgtagtagtagtagaaggaAGTGGAACATGACGTTTCCAGAAACAGGTTAAACAAGATTGATTATAATATTCTGTACAAAGTTGTGATTACAACTTAAAAACTAAAGGTTTAATAATATTCTGCTCCTCACTGGTTTAATGTGAATTATAGTTCATTCTTATTCTGTCGTCTCCTGtggttgttgtgttgctgttttgttttcaggagAATAATCTTGAACAATCCCCAGAAGAGAAatgctctgtctctgtccatgtTGGAATCTCTCAGAGAAAACCTCGTCACTGACGTCGACAGTGACGATCTCAGAGTTATTATCATATCAGGTGAGAATTTatttctaatgtgtgtgtgtgtgtgttagagtgacGGAGAAAAGATGTCGGTCTaatcgtgtttgtgtgtttcagccaAAGGTCCGGTGTTTTCCTCCGGACACGACCTGAAGGAGCTGACGTCCGCTCAGGGCAGAGAGTATCACACCAAGGTGTTTCACACCTGTGCAGAGGTAAATGTTTCTGTCTATGTGATCATGTCATCACATCAGTATGATGCTGAAGGTGTCTGACACCTGTATTCTCtgtaatgaccagcagagggcgactccaccgGTAGTTTCCATAGAagtctatagaaaatgtctccacttCTCATTTTATAACGTCAGGAAACTTTGTCATTtgtgtctcagtctctagtttcaagtcttcttcaaacagctgatgttcatttagaTGAAGATAAGATTCATTCGAGGAAACTAAGTCTGTGTCTCTTGTGCTTCAGGTAATGACTCTGATCCAAGACATACCTGTTCCAGTGGTCGCCATGGTGAATGGAGTTGCCACGGCGGCCGGTTGCCAGCTTGTTGCCAGCTGCGATATTGCCGTGGTGACCGAGAAGTCAACCTTCGCCACGCCGGGGGTAAACGTGGGTCTGTTCTGCTCGACGCCGGCGGTGGCCATCGGCAGAGCTGTGCCGCGGAAAGTAAGAGCTGAAGCTAGTGAGGGAAACTTTTAGATCTTGAATTCAGATTCACTGATTGATCTGCAACAATTTTGATCGACTTTATGAAGCTAAAGGCTAAATGCTATGTTTGATTTACaccgtctctttctcttttaacCAGGTCGCCATGGAGATGCTGTTCACTGGAACTCCCATCTCAGCCCATGATGCTTTGCTGCACGGTCTGGTCAGTAAGGTGGTGCCAGAGGAGCgactggaggaggagacgttGGCCATCGCCCGGCGGGTGTGTCAGGCGAGCCGACCCGTCGTAGCCCTCGGAAAAGCCACTTTCCAAAGGTCGGAGTTTTAACAGTGCAGACACATTCGTTTTAAATGTCCGGGAACCATTGAACAGTTGAATTTCACTTTCATCAGTTGAAATGATTTTATCACTGGACAATAGCAGCTTCCACACTCCAACTTCAATTGGACGAGGAAGATGAAGAGTTAAAACTGATGGTTTTAtactgaatcaaatgttttcctttgtttcctCCAAAGACAAATGGCTCAAGGCCGAGACGCAGCGTACGCCACCGCCTCCAAGGTGATGGTGGACAACCTGGCTCTGAGCGACGGACAGGAGGGGATCCGAGCCTTCATAGAGAAACGCAAACCAGTGTGGAGCCATAAACCAGAAAAGGCCCACGActgacggacggacggacggacggtttggagaaactttaacCACCGCACGTCACTGCAGTGATGGACGTATTGTGCTGATTGGTGCACGTGGTTGAATAAGTAGCACCAGGCCTGAGTCAATGATTGGACTGTGAACATGAGAGAGTTTAATTTGAACCATGATGAGGTTTGAAATCGTCGACTTCATGTCCCCTGAGGATTTAGTCACTGAACCGCTGTGCCTTTAAAAAATCTGCTGAGTGGAGACGAGAGGGAAAAACACTGATGATGAAATAATAGACTCATAATTACAAAGAATGCTGCTCGCTGTAtaatatttgtaaaatgtttaatgCAGTACAGTAACTCTCTAAATCATTTTCCCAACCAAAGTGTTTATGAGAACGTAAAACTTCTTTTCAACTCACTGGGAGAAAAACATGGAAATCATCCAGAATCAGGCCTAAAATTTATTACTTACAATTCTACATTTAGATGTTTTTGGTTTCTGGTTTCAGAGTCTGCACTTACTACGTCATAGACGGTGATTTGTTTATGTCTAAGGaattttatttcatgtaaataataaaaatgaggaaacagatattcTCTACCAGCCCACAAAAAAACCAGTACATTCATCTTCAAATccaattttattatttgtttggtCCTGTCAATGTTACATATCTTTGGGCTTATATCTATAAAACTTTGAATATTTCTCACAAATGTTCAgtcatatatttaaatacatagaTTGTAGTAGCTTACACTGGTAAATACTTCTAGCACTG from Paralichthys olivaceus isolate ysfri-2021 chromosome 23, ASM2471397v2, whole genome shotgun sequence includes the following:
- the echdc3 gene encoding enoyl-CoA hydratase domain-containing protein 3, mitochondrial → MAGGFLTRAAGLFQLRRSATLLTGTRFYRTTEPEPPTVKQQSDGIRRIILNNPQKRNALSLSMLESLRENLVTDVDSDDLRVIIISAKGPVFSSGHDLKELTSAQGREYHTKVFHTCAEVMTLIQDIPVPVVAMVNGVATAAGCQLVASCDIAVVTEKSTFATPGVNVGLFCSTPAVAIGRAVPRKVAMEMLFTGTPISAHDALLHGLVSKVVPEERLEEETLAIARRVCQASRPVVALGKATFQRQMAQGRDAAYATASKVMVDNLALSDGQEGIRAFIEKRKPVWSHKPEKAHD